The Saprospiraceae bacterium genome includes a window with the following:
- a CDS encoding DUF5063 domain-containing protein, translated as MKISPDIQTFLDKDSTKNFLKVAGKFIEIVETKNISNEQFYRQAHETLIDLYSGGHKLEQIDLKYSSVDSDFGETDDEFFRNQNQALISTLGKDCFYWEVFDPTYTEQDNGQPGQGWKITDKEPTQGWLIDDFADIYRDLKIEIEKLKIGTDEAIEDALWQMKWSFINHWGHHCINALRYLHYLRYDGKLAM; from the coding sequence ATGAAAATATCGCCAGACATACAAACTTTTCTCGACAAAGACAGCACGAAAAACTTTTTAAAGGTTGCCGGAAAGTTTATTGAAATAGTTGAAACGAAAAATATTTCAAACGAACAATTTTACAGACAAGCACACGAAACATTAATAGACCTTTACTCAGGCGGACACAAACTGGAACAAATTGATTTAAAATACTCAAGCGTTGACAGTGACTTCGGTGAGACAGACGATGAGTTTTTCAGAAATCAGAATCAAGCACTTATATCGACTCTTGGAAAAGACTGTTTTTATTGGGAAGTTTTTGACCCGACATACACCGAACAAGACAACGGACAACCAGGACAAGGCTGGAAAATAACAGACAAAGAACCAACGCAAGGCTGGCTCATTGACGACTTCGCAGACATTTACCGCGACTTGAAAATAGAAATAGAAAAGTTGAAAATAGGAACGGACGAAGCTATAGAAGACGCATTATGGCAAATGAAATGGAGTTTTATAAATCATTGGGGACATCATTGCATCAATGCTTTGAGATACTTACATTATTTAAGGTATGACGGAAAACTAGCAATGTAA
- a CDS encoding Helicase associated domain protein: protein MEIIDNLSENNNHKKYILDMINKSDELFITSPYLMRDFKVLFDNEVLNGIKKINLITTLQPNSLDQIKKVYSLKSLIEIPRIKSGEIECKISLNNKLHGKIYIFKNSSNYVGGLISSANFTDSGLYINHEWGITITEVDSLIKLEESIKNTIEPKFEFLSHKSILRLLNHLNSYIDSKGKPVDDEIELDLTEHLETEEEEKKKSIEGGGSIRTNEYKITEQYLATWQTFFNEFVEFKKKSNQVTVPRDYENHSLYTWYRKQKVFNANGTIPPEHKEKLEKVGFYFGDGHEIRWARIWEENYEFLKAYYDEYGNSDVPHTRDKNDTFYSLGNWVAMQKTYNNQEVLSDYKIEKLNDLDFIWAKGSPKFNLKNNQWSAKYKELKEWTVKYGDAHVPQTNPDGTKNKLGKWLNDQRHLKRKGRKRSDGTIRFLEEERVNLLLEIGVDFDHETNKHVDSFEKQVQEFLSFRFQYPALDPPSGSFIKERENLAQWRHRFDKLPEWKQKRLKDEKII, encoded by the coding sequence ATGGAAATAATTGACAATCTTTCTGAAAACAACAATCACAAGAAATACATTCTTGACATGATAAATAAGTCGGACGAATTGTTTATTACAAGTCCATATTTAATGAGAGACTTTAAAGTTCTATTTGACAACGAAGTCTTAAATGGGATAAAAAAAATCAATTTAATAACCACCTTACAGCCTAATTCCCTTGACCAAATAAAGAAAGTGTATTCCCTTAAATCCCTAATTGAGATACCTAGAATTAAATCAGGAGAAATTGAGTGTAAGATTTCATTAAACAATAAACTACACGGCAAAATTTATATTTTCAAGAATTCTAGTAATTACGTTGGTGGTTTAATTAGTTCTGCAAATTTTACTGACAGTGGGCTTTATATAAACCATGAATGGGGTATTACAATAACCGAAGTAGATAGTTTGATTAAACTTGAAGAATCAATAAAAAACACCATAGAACCTAAATTTGAATTTCTATCGCACAAAAGTATCCTTCGGTTACTAAATCATTTGAACTCATATATCGATTCTAAAGGGAAACCTGTTGATGATGAAATTGAACTTGATTTAACCGAACATTTAGAAACCGAAGAAGAAGAAAAGAAAAAATCTATTGAAGGTGGTGGTTCAATTCGAACTAATGAATATAAAATTACAGAACAATATTTAGCCACATGGCAAACTTTTTTTAATGAATTTGTTGAGTTTAAAAAGAAAAGCAATCAAGTGACTGTTCCTCGTGACTATGAAAATCATTCTCTATACACATGGTATCGAAAACAAAAAGTATTTAATGCCAATGGAACAATACCCCCCGAACACAAGGAAAAGTTAGAAAAGGTTGGCTTTTATTTTGGTGATGGACATGAAATAAGATGGGCTAGAATTTGGGAAGAGAACTACGAATTTCTAAAAGCATATTATGATGAATACGGAAACTCTGATGTCCCACATACTCGTGACAAGAATGATACTTTTTATTCGTTAGGGAATTGGGTGGCAATGCAAAAAACCTATAACAATCAAGAAGTATTAAGTGATTACAAAATTGAAAAGTTAAATGATTTAGATTTTATATGGGCTAAAGGTTCTCCAAAATTCAATCTTAAAAATAATCAATGGTCGGCAAAATATAAAGAATTAAAAGAGTGGACAGTAAAGTACGGTGATGCTCATGTTCCACAGACAAATCCAGACGGCACTAAAAATAAACTTGGAAAATGGTTAAATGACCAAAGACATTTAAAACGAAAAGGAAGGAAAAGGTCGGACGGAACAATAAGATTCCTAGAAGAAGAAAGAGTTAATTTATTGCTTGAAATTGGAGTAGATTTTGACCATGAAACAAACAAACATGTTGACTCTTTTGAAAAGCAAGTACAGGAATTTTTAAGTTTTAGATTCCAATATCCAGCCTTAGACCCACCGTCAGGGAGTTTTATAAAGGAAAGAGAAAATTTGGCTCAATGGCGACACAGGTTTGACAAATTACCAGAATGGAAACAAAAACGACTAAAAGACGAGAAAATAATATAA
- a CDS encoding tyrosine-type recombinase/integrase produces the protein MALDNKILEKYKSDLVRKGNDPKTATLYSKWLWDICDYFDIEDPITLDFEEVKEFIEHTIKKRPANTVNTAFHSFIYFFNKLNKKNFPFDSITRPKRERNTEVEIFTAEEIIKLLDSAERPKHKAALMLMYSCGLDIGELTQILLGDINSTKNTLSVRNSKGKIYREAALPKLVIQQLRKHPTNSILQISSPLYYLC, from the coding sequence ATGGCATTAGACAACAAGATATTAGAGAAGTATAAAAGTGACTTGGTTCGAAAAGGCAACGACCCTAAAACGGCAACACTTTACTCAAAGTGGTTATGGGACATTTGCGATTATTTTGACATTGAAGACCCAATAACACTTGACTTTGAAGAAGTGAAGGAATTCATTGAACATACCATAAAGAAAAGACCAGCAAACACCGTTAATACAGCATTTCACTCTTTCATTTATTTCTTTAACAAATTAAACAAGAAAAACTTTCCGTTTGACTCAATAACAAGACCTAAGAGAGAGAGAAATACTGAAGTTGAAATTTTTACAGCAGAAGAAATCATTAAGCTACTTGACAGTGCAGAAAGACCAAAACACAAAGCCGCTCTAATGTTGATGTATTCTTGTGGCTTGGACATTGGAGAACTAACTCAAATTCTTCTTGGCGACATTAATTCAACAAAAAATACACTGTCTGTTAGAAACTCAAAAGGTAAAATCTATAGAGAAGCTGCACTTCCAAAACTTGTAATACAACAACTCCGTAAGCATCCGACTAACTCCATATTGCAAATCAGCTCTCCGCTATATTACCTTTGCTAA
- the tnpB gene encoding IS66 family insertion sequence element accessory protein TnpB → MLGFGAHQRYYLYKGAVDMRKGYDGLSGLVRNELEADPMNGDVYVFFNRSRRTVKLLTWDRDGFVLYCKRLEGGCYEQLSGIIEGKTHLINYQHLIMLLSGISLIGLHQRPRYEMQKTG, encoded by the coding sequence ATGTTAGGATTCGGAGCACATCAGCGGTATTATTTATACAAAGGTGCAGTAGATATGCGCAAGGGCTATGACGGATTGAGCGGTTTGGTACGTAATGAACTCGAAGCCGATCCGATGAATGGAGATGTGTATGTATTTTTCAACCGGAGTCGCCGGACTGTCAAATTACTGACATGGGATCGGGATGGCTTTGTGTTGTACTGCAAGCGATTGGAAGGAGGCTGTTACGAGCAACTCAGTGGTATCATAGAAGGCAAAACACATCTGATCAACTACCAGCATCTGATCATGTTGCTGAGTGGAATATCACTCATAGGACTACACCAACGACCGCGATATGAGATGCAAAAAACAGGATAA
- a CDS encoding transposase, whose translation MNYEVVIAQKDAEIALKDTEIRQQTARIEELAHQIAQLQKLFYGRKSERFIPQVDAAQLNIFGNQVDQQVLVEEQKETITYDRSKKKSDHKGRQLLAGCEHLPVEEIIIDVDHDESDIHIGDEVSEKLAQKPGYLYRIRYIRRKYKKGGQDTIVTAAPVEEPIADVKQM comes from the coding sequence ATGAATTACGAAGTAGTCATAGCACAGAAAGATGCAGAAATAGCTCTAAAGGATACAGAAATCCGGCAACAGACAGCCAGGATTGAAGAACTCGCCCATCAGATTGCACAACTGCAAAAACTGTTCTATGGCCGCAAATCCGAACGTTTCATACCCCAAGTGGATGCTGCACAATTGAATATCTTTGGAAATCAAGTGGATCAGCAAGTACTGGTCGAAGAGCAAAAGGAAACCATCACCTATGATCGATCAAAAAAGAAGAGTGACCATAAAGGCCGGCAACTTTTAGCCGGATGTGAACATCTACCAGTAGAAGAGATAATCATCGATGTAGATCATGATGAGTCAGATATCCACATAGGAGATGAAGTATCTGAAAAGCTAGCCCAAAAGCCAGGATACCTCTATCGCATCAGATATATACGCCGCAAGTACAAAAAAGGAGGACAAGATACCATCGTCACCGCTGCGCCTGTAGAAGAACCCATCGCGGATGTGAAGCAGATGTAA